In Candidatus Pantoea floridensis, the genomic window ATTGGATATCTTTCGCGGTGCAGTGCGCATGGTGAAAAACTGGAAAGCTCGGCGTGAAACGCATCGCATCCTTTCACAGCTGAGTGACAACCAGCTTCGCGACATCGGGCTGACACGCGACGAAGTCTGCCGCAAGTTTTAACTGCATTGAGACGAAAAAAAACCCTGCCGAGGCAGGGTTTTTTATTGGTCAGCTTAAGCAGACGACTTACTCGTCGTCGCTTCCGCCCAGACCGGCGTTCAGCAATTCCGCCAGGCTAGCAGAGGCTTCATCCGCAGTAACCTGCGGTGCAACCGGAGCTTCACCCGCAGAGCGGCGACGCATACGATCCTGATGATAAGCATAACCGGTACCGGCTGGAATCAGACGACCCACGATCACGTTCTCTTTCAGGCCGCGCAGTTCGTCGCGCTTGCCTGCTACTGCGGCTTCGGTCAGGACACGTGTGGTCTCCTGGAACGATGCTGCAGAGATGAACGATTCAGTTGCCAGTGACGCTTTGGTGATACCCAGCAGATCGCGCATGAACGTCGCGCCGATTTTGCCATTCGCTTCAAGTTCACGGTTAGAGATCTTGATGCGAGAGTATTCAGCCTGCTCACCTTCCAGGAAGTCGGTGCTTCCCACGCTCGAGATGGTTGCTTTACGCAGCATCTGACGAACGATGACTTCGATGTGTTTATCGTTAATCTTAACGCCTTGCAGACGGTAAACTTCCTGCACTTCGTTCGTGATGTAACGGGTCACAGCATGGACGCCACGCAGACGCAGGATGTCGTGCGGAGACTCTGGGCCGTCAGATACGACGTCACCACGTTCTACGCGCTCACCTTCGAATACGTTAAGCTGACGCCATTTTGGAATCATCTCTTCGTACGGATCGCTACCATCAACCGGCGTAATTACCAGACGACGCTTACCTTTGGTCTCTTTACCGAAGGAGATGATACCGCTGATCTCCGCCAGGATGGCTGGCTCTTTCGGACGACGCGCTTCGAACAAGTCAGCAACGCGCGGCAGACCACCGGTAATATCCTTGGTACCGCCAGATTCCTGCGGAACACGCGACAGCGTGTCACCGGCACTGATCTTAACGCCATCTTCCAGCTGAACAATTGCTTTGCCCGGCAGGAAGTACTGAGCTGGCATATCGGTACCTGGAATCAGCACATCATTTCCGTTGGCATCAATAATTTTCAGCGCAGGACGCAGATCTTTACCACCCGCAGTACGTTCTGCAGAGTCCAGAACCACCAGCGATGACAGACCGGTTAAGTCGTCAGTCTGACGGGTAATGGTCTGACCGTCGATCATGTCAGTGAAGCGAATGAAACCGCCCACTTCGGTGATGACCGGCATGGTATGTGGATCCCAGTTTGCTACGGTCTCGCCCGCGGCAACCTGCTCACCGTCACCTTTCGCCATGACCGCACCGTAAGGCACTTTATAGCTCTCTTTGGTACGACCGAACTCGTCGATCATTTTCAGCTCAACGTTACGTGAAACGATAACCAGTTTCCCTGAGGAGTTGGTTACAGACTTCGCGTTGGTCAGCTTGATAGTACCTTTGTTCTTCACCTGGATGCTGGATTCAGCAGCCGCACGAGATGCCGCACCACCGATGTGGAACGTACGCATCGTCAGCTGAGTACCCGGCTCACCGATGGACTGTGCTGCGATAACGCCGATGGCCTCACCTTTGTTGATGATGTGACCTCGTGCCAGATCGCGACCATAGCAGTGTGCGCACACACCGAAGTCGGTTTCACAACCAACAACCGAACGCACTTTGATCGCATCGACTGAATTCAGTTCGATCACATCACACCAGTGCTCATCGATCAGGGTGTTACGCGGAATCAGGATATCTGCAGTGCCCGGCTTCAGAACGTCTTCAGCCGTTACACGACCCAGTACACGCTCACGCAGTGGCTCTTTAACGTCGCCACCTTCGATGACCGGAGTCATCATGATGCCTTCGAACGTGCCGCAGTCATCTTCGGTAACCACCAGATCCTGCGCTACGTCTACCAGACGACGCGTCAGATAACCGGAGTTAGCGGTTTTCAGTGCGGTATCCGCCAGACCTTTACGCGCACCGTGCGTGGAGATGAAGTACTGGAGTACGTTCAGACCTTCACGGAAGTTCGCGGTGATCGGCGTTTCGATGATTGAGCCATCTGGCTTAGCCATCAGACCACGCATACCGGCCAGCTGACGAATCTGTGCAGCAGAACCACGCGCACCGGAGTCGGCCATCATGTAGATGCTGTTGAACGATACCTGCTGCTCTTCTTCGCCGTGACGGTTGATCACAGTTTCAGTTTGCAGGTTATCCATCATCGCTTTGGAAACGCGTTCGTTAGCAGCGGCCCAAATATCGATAACTTTGTTGTAACGTTCGCCAGCAGTGACCAGACCAGACTGGAACTGTTCCTGAATTTCAGCAACTTCCGCTTCCGCTTCCGCTACGATTTCCGCTTTCTTCGCTGGGATCACCATGTCGTCGATACCGACAGAGGCACCTGAACGGGCTGCGTAAGCAAAACCGGTGTACATGGTTTGGTCAGCAAAGATAACGGTCGGCTTCAGGCCCAGGATGCGGTAACAGGTGTTCAGCATCTTGGAAATCGCTTTCTTACCCAACGCCTGGTTGACGATGGAGTAAGGCAGGCCTTTCGGTACGATCATCCACAGAATCGCGCGACCAATGGTGGTGTCGATAATGCTGGTTTTCGCAACGAACTCTTCCTGCTCGTTCTTGGTGTATTCAGTAATACGCACTTTAACGCGTGCATGCAGCTCGGCCAGACCAGCGCGATAAACACGCTCAGCTTCTTTCGGGCCAGTCAGCACCATGCCTTCGCCTTTGGCGTTCACTTTGTCGCGGGTCATGTAGTACAGACCCAGAACAACGTCCTGTGAAGGAACGATGATTGGCTCGCCGTTCGCTGGTGACAGAATGTTGTTGGTCGACATCATCAGCGCACGTGCTTCCAGCTGGGCTTCCAGCGTCAGCGGTACGTGAACAGCCATCTGGTCACCATCGAAGTCGGCGTTATAAGCCGCACAAACCAGCGGGTGCAGCTGAATTGCTTTACCTTCGATCA contains:
- a CDS encoding DUF1127 domain-containing protein — its product is MEFDQNRAAKPFNVTLLDIFRGAVRMVKNWKARRETHRILSQLSDNQLRDIGLTRDEVCRKF
- the rpoC gene encoding DNA-directed RNA polymerase subunit beta'; the encoded protein is MKDLLKFLKAQTKTEEFDAIKIALASPDMIRSWSFGEVKKPETINYRTFKPERDGLFCARIFGPVKDYECLCGKYKRLKHRGVICEKCGVEVTQTKVRRERMGHIELASPTAHIWFLKSLPSRIGLLLDMPLRDIERVLYFESYVVIEGGMTNLEKRQILTEEQYLDALEEFGDEFDAKMGAEAIQALLKNMDLEQECEQLREELNETNSETKRKKLTKRIKLLEAFVQSGNKPEWMILTVLPVLPPDLRPLVPLDGGRFATSDLNDLYRRVINRNNRLKRLLDLAAPDIIVRNEKRMLQEAVDALLDNGRRGRAITGSNKRPLKSLADMIKGKQGRFRQNLLGKRVDYSGRSVITVGPYLRLHQCGLPKKMALELFKPFIYGKLELRGLATTIKAAKKMVEREEAVVWDILDEVIREHPVLLNRAPTLHRLGIQAFEPVLIEGKAIQLHPLVCAAYNADFDGDQMAVHVPLTLEAQLEARALMMSTNNILSPANGEPIIVPSQDVVLGLYYMTRDKVNAKGEGMVLTGPKEAERVYRAGLAELHARVKVRITEYTKNEQEEFVAKTSIIDTTIGRAILWMIVPKGLPYSIVNQALGKKAISKMLNTCYRILGLKPTVIFADQTMYTGFAYAARSGASVGIDDMVIPAKKAEIVAEAEAEVAEIQEQFQSGLVTAGERYNKVIDIWAAANERVSKAMMDNLQTETVINRHGEEEQQVSFNSIYMMADSGARGSAAQIRQLAGMRGLMAKPDGSIIETPITANFREGLNVLQYFISTHGARKGLADTALKTANSGYLTRRLVDVAQDLVVTEDDCGTFEGIMMTPVIEGGDVKEPLRERVLGRVTAEDVLKPGTADILIPRNTLIDEHWCDVIELNSVDAIKVRSVVGCETDFGVCAHCYGRDLARGHIINKGEAIGVIAAQSIGEPGTQLTMRTFHIGGAASRAAAESSIQVKNKGTIKLTNAKSVTNSSGKLVIVSRNVELKMIDEFGRTKESYKVPYGAVMAKGDGEQVAAGETVANWDPHTMPVITEVGGFIRFTDMIDGQTITRQTDDLTGLSSLVVLDSAERTAGGKDLRPALKIIDANGNDVLIPGTDMPAQYFLPGKAIVQLEDGVKISAGDTLSRVPQESGGTKDITGGLPRVADLFEARRPKEPAILAEISGIISFGKETKGKRRLVITPVDGSDPYEEMIPKWRQLNVFEGERVERGDVVSDGPESPHDILRLRGVHAVTRYITNEVQEVYRLQGVKINDKHIEVIVRQMLRKATISSVGSTDFLEGEQAEYSRIKISNRELEANGKIGATFMRDLLGITKASLATESFISAASFQETTRVLTEAAVAGKRDELRGLKENVIVGRLIPAGTGYAYHQDRMRRRSAGEAPVAPQVTADEASASLAELLNAGLGGSDDE